The following coding sequences lie in one Oceanicola sp. 502str15 genomic window:
- a CDS encoding DUF2062 domain-containing protein encodes MLEFFYPRGGWYRAAQYVRHRLRRLPDAPNRIARGIWAGVFVSFTPFYGLHFLSAFIVAKVMRGNILAAILGTFFGNPITFPIIAALSLKLGHAMLGTRPVFGRGPRPDDSHGLMKAFSGAMSDLWNNFIAIFTPDKAHWGKLAGFFDDVFLPYLVGGIIPGIICATICYYVSVPLLTAYQQRRKGQLKAKLQEIAAKRQKQESEVAGE; translated from the coding sequence GTGCTCGAGTTCTTCTACCCGCGTGGCGGCTGGTATCGGGCAGCGCAATACGTCCGCCATCGGCTCCGCCGCCTCCCCGATGCGCCCAACCGCATCGCCCGGGGCATCTGGGCCGGGGTCTTCGTCAGCTTCACGCCCTTCTACGGGCTCCACTTCCTCTCGGCCTTCATCGTCGCCAAGGTCATGCGCGGCAACATCCTCGCCGCCATCCTCGGCACCTTCTTCGGCAACCCCATCACCTTCCCGATCATCGCCGCCCTGTCGCTGAAGCTCGGCCACGCCATGCTGGGCACCCGCCCGGTCTTCGGGCGCGGCCCGAGGCCGGATGACAGCCACGGGCTGATGAAGGCGTTCTCCGGCGCCATGTCGGACCTGTGGAACAACTTCATCGCCATCTTCACCCCCGACAAGGCCCACTGGGGCAAGCTCGCGGGCTTCTTCGACGATGTGTTCCTGCCCTACCTCGTCGGCGGCATCATCCCCGGGATCATCTGCGCCACGATCTGCTACTACGTCTCCGTCCCCCTGCTCACCGCCTACCAGCAGCGCCGCAAGGGCCAGCTCAAGGCCAAGCTGCAAGAGATCGCCGCCAAGCGGCAGAAGCAGGAGAGCGAGGTCGCGGGCGAGTAG
- the lepB gene encoding signal peptidase I, whose protein sequence is MAEKTKAGDGFMETIKTIFWALIIAGVFRTLLFQPFWIPTGSMKDTLLIGDFLFVNKMAYGYSRHSCPFSACPISGRIWAGEPERGDVVVFRHPVSGADFVKRLIGMPGDRIQVTKGQLIVNGTPYKQEDGGLFTEIKAPQGSQGTEPACSNAPVGQGGTCEKQRLIETDLEGRSYDTLNVEYFPNRHQDETNVYNVPEGMYFFMGDNRDNSQDSRVSQQLGGVGYVPFENLIGRVDRVMFSSAGRSLFYFWTWRSDRFFKKIE, encoded by the coding sequence ATGGCCGAAAAAACCAAAGCCGGCGACGGGTTTATGGAGACGATCAAAACGATCTTCTGGGCCCTCATCATCGCCGGGGTCTTCCGCACCCTGTTGTTCCAGCCGTTCTGGATTCCGACCGGTTCGATGAAGGACACGCTGCTGATCGGAGATTTCCTCTTCGTCAATAAAATGGCCTACGGCTACTCCCGCCACTCCTGCCCGTTTTCCGCCTGCCCCATCTCGGGCCGGATCTGGGCCGGAGAGCCCGAGCGCGGCGATGTGGTGGTGTTCCGTCATCCGGTGTCGGGGGCCGATTTCGTCAAGCGTCTCATAGGGATGCCGGGCGACCGCATTCAAGTGACGAAGGGCCAGCTCATCGTCAACGGCACCCCCTACAAGCAGGAAGACGGCGGCCTTTTCACCGAGATCAAGGCGCCCCAGGGCAGCCAGGGCACCGAGCCCGCCTGCTCCAACGCCCCCGTCGGCCAGGGCGGCACCTGCGAAAAGCAGCGCCTCATCGAAACCGACCTCGAAGGCCGCAGCTACGATACCCTGAACGTCGAGTATTTCCCCAACCGGCATCAGGACGAAACCAACGTCTACAACGTGCCCGAGGGCATGTACTTCTTCATGGGCGACAACCGCGACAACAGCCAGGACAGCCGCGTCTCCCAGCAGCTCGGCGGGGTCGGCTACGTGCCCTTCGAAAACCTCATCGGCCGCGTCGACCGGGTCATGTTCTCCTCGGCCGGCCGCTCGCTCTTCTACTTCTGGACATGGCGCAGCGACCGCTTCTTCAAGAAGATCGAGTGA
- a CDS encoding LysR substrate-binding domain-containing protein translates to MADLSDIPLNALRAAEAVARLGSLSRAGAALGVSPGAVSQQVARAEAALGRALFERRPGGMVALEETGEVFANLAEGFARLGQAVEAARRDRAHVLTVSVAPIFAARFLIWRLADFTRAHPEIQVRIDSSVGLVDFAASDIDLAVRIGPGGYRGVACEKLFDQRIVPVCSADLAAGITGPEGFAERPIIRDSSAMFGWGDWLGAETVALGAGPEFSDASLCFDAAMAGQGVFLAFEVLAHDPLKRGQVVAPVPRWEKTAHAYWLLHAEGRSLSNPARLFRRWLRGAVAAEGLGGGAP, encoded by the coding sequence ATGGCCGATCTCTCCGACATACCGCTCAACGCGCTGCGGGCCGCCGAGGCCGTGGCGCGGCTTGGCTCGCTCTCCAGGGCGGGCGCGGCGCTTGGGGTTTCGCCCGGGGCGGTGAGCCAGCAGGTGGCGCGGGCCGAGGCGGCGCTGGGGCGGGCGCTGTTCGAGAGGCGTCCGGGCGGGATGGTGGCGCTGGAGGAGACGGGCGAGGTCTTTGCCAACCTTGCCGAGGGCTTTGCCCGGCTGGGACAGGCGGTGGAGGCGGCGCGGCGGGACCGGGCGCATGTGCTGACGGTCTCGGTTGCGCCGATCTTTGCCGCGCGATTCCTGATCTGGCGGCTGGCGGATTTTACCCGGGCGCACCCGGAGATTCAGGTGCGGATCGACTCCTCGGTGGGGCTGGTGGATTTTGCCGCCTCCGACATCGACCTTGCGGTGCGGATCGGCCCCGGCGGCTACCGGGGCGTGGCCTGCGAAAAGCTGTTCGACCAGCGAATCGTGCCGGTGTGCTCGGCCGATCTGGCGGCGGGGATCACCGGGCCGGAGGGGTTTGCGGAGCGGCCCATTATCCGCGACAGCAGCGCGATGTTCGGCTGGGGCGACTGGCTGGGGGCGGAGACGGTGGCGCTGGGGGCGGGGCCGGAATTTTCGGACGCCTCGCTCTGCTTTGATGCGGCGATGGCGGGGCAAGGGGTGTTTCTGGCCTTCGAGGTGCTGGCGCATGATCCGCTGAAGCGGGGGCAGGTTGTGGCGCCGGTGCCGCGCTGGGAGAAGACGGCGCATGCCTATTGGCTGCTGCACGCAGAGGGGCGGAGCCTGAGCAACCCTGCGAGGCTGTTTCGGCGGTGGCTGCGCGGCGCGGTGGCGGCGGAGGGGCTGGGGGGAGGTGCGCCATGA
- the rpoZ gene encoding DNA-directed RNA polymerase subunit omega yields the protein MARVTVEDCVDKVPNRFELVMLAAHRAREIAAGGDITIDRDNDKNPVVSLREIAEETQQAEDLRERMIESYQTQIEVDEPEDDAMALLMGAEQDKPADDDMSEEKLLRALMEAQEQK from the coding sequence ATGGCCCGCGTCACCGTTGAAGATTGCGTAGATAAAGTCCCCAACCGCTTCGAGCTCGTCATGCTCGCCGCGCACCGGGCCCGTGAGATCGCCGCGGGTGGCGACATCACCATCGACCGCGACAACGACAAGAACCCGGTCGTCTCCCTGCGCGAGATCGCGGAAGAGACCCAGCAGGCCGAGGATCTGCGCGAGCGCATGATCGAGAGCTACCAGACCCAGATCGAGGTCGACGAGCCCGAAGATGACGCGATGGCCCTTCTCATGGGTGCCGAGCAGGACAAGCCCGCCGACGACGACATGTCGGAAGAAAAGCTCCTCCGCGCCCTGATGGAAGCCCAGGAACAGAAGTAA
- the folK gene encoding 2-amino-4-hydroxy-6-hydroxymethyldihydropteridine diphosphokinase, whose protein sequence is MVTKALFAVGSNAPSHVGSSNVTVLSAISAANTESLTILAKSRLFETPAFPAGAGPDFINAAVVAETTLSPEAVLAHLHKIEADHGRVRDRRWGPRTLDLDLIGWGEAVRPDRPTWRRWARLSPVSAARETPAELILPHPRLAERAFVLVPLLDVAPDWCHPVTGRSVAQMAAALPEAERAAVKPLPLTESS, encoded by the coding sequence ATGGTTACAAAAGCACTCTTTGCCGTCGGGTCAAACGCCCCATCACACGTCGGTTCTTCAAATGTAACGGTGCTTTCCGCGATTTCCGCCGCAAACACCGAATCGTTAACCATTTTGGCAAAAAGCCGCCTCTTTGAGACCCCTGCATTTCCGGCGGGGGCGGGGCCAGACTTCATAAACGCTGCGGTTGTGGCGGAAACAACGCTCTCTCCCGAAGCGGTTCTGGCCCATCTGCACAAGATTGAGGCAGATCACGGCCGGGTCCGCGACAGGCGCTGGGGGCCGCGCACGCTCGACCTCGACCTGATCGGCTGGGGCGAGGCGGTGCGCCCCGACCGGCCGACATGGCGGCGCTGGGCGCGGCTCTCGCCGGTCAGCGCGGCGCGCGAAACCCCCGCAGAGCTGATCCTGCCCCATCCCCGCCTGGCCGAGCGCGCCTTCGTGCTGGTGCCCCTGCTCGATGTCGCGCCCGACTGGTGCCACCCGGTCACCGGGCGCTCCGTGGCTCAAATGGCCGCCGCCCTGCCGGAGGCCGAGCGCGCCGCCGTCAAACCGCTCCCCCTCACAGAGTCGTCATAA
- a CDS encoding DUF1491 family protein, with protein MTRLTSSFWVQAYLTRLRLADIPAFVVAKGDETAGNILIKQSPLDGTARAFQRIMAMDGSRPWDVLAEGPEAEVDETLRAQRRFDPDIWVIEVEDRAGRHLLEEEGLD; from the coding sequence TTGACCCGGCTGACCAGCTCGTTCTGGGTTCAGGCCTACCTGACCCGCCTGCGCCTCGCTGACATTCCCGCCTTCGTGGTCGCCAAGGGCGACGAGACGGCGGGCAACATCCTCATCAAGCAAAGCCCCCTCGACGGCACCGCCCGGGCCTTTCAGCGTATCATGGCGATGGACGGTTCGCGGCCATGGGACGTGCTCGCCGAGGGGCCTGAGGCCGAGGTCGATGAGACCCTGCGCGCGCAGCGCCGGTTCGACCCCGACATCTGGGTGATCGAGGTCGAAGACCGCGCCGGGCGGCACCTGCTCGAAGAGGAAGGGCTCGACTGA
- the acpS gene encoding holo-ACP synthase, giving the protein MILGIGTDLANIERIAGTLERFGDRFRNRVFTPLEQAKAERRADTPGTYAKRWAAKEACSKALGTGLRMGIAWKDMSVRNLHTGQPVMEVTGWAAERLASMTPPGHEAVIHVTLTDDHPWAQAFVLIEALPIRAVG; this is encoded by the coding sequence ATGATCCTCGGCATCGGCACCGACCTCGCCAACATCGAGCGCATCGCCGGCACGCTGGAGCGCTTCGGTGACCGCTTCCGCAACCGCGTCTTCACCCCGCTCGAACAGGCCAAGGCCGAGCGCCGGGCCGACACGCCGGGCACCTATGCCAAGCGCTGGGCCGCCAAGGAGGCCTGCTCCAAGGCGCTCGGCACCGGGCTGCGCATGGGCATCGCCTGGAAGGACATGTCGGTGCGCAACCTGCACACCGGCCAGCCGGTGATGGAGGTCACGGGCTGGGCCGCCGAGCGCCTCGCCTCGATGACCCCGCCGGGCCACGAGGCGGTGATCCACGTCACCCTGACCGACGATCATCCCTGGGCGCAGGCCTTCGTGCTGATCGAGGCCCTGCCGATCCGCGCGGTGGGGTAG
- the rnc gene encoding ribonuclease III produces MKPSAEVQAFAVRLGHQFAQPALLLRALTHPSFSTAGQANNQRLEFLGDRVLGLVVAEALMEADPAAAEGQLSPRFHVLVNKETCAEVAREIGVGEVLKLGRSEMQSGGRRKEALLGDAMEAVIAAVYRDAGFDAARAVVLRHWGKRVAAVEADAKDAKTALQEWAQARGLPPPAYELRKQEGDGHEFIFHIAAVLTNGEEAMGKARRKKLAEHEAARALLDRLQG; encoded by the coding sequence ATGAAGCCCTCGGCAGAGGTTCAAGCCTTCGCGGTGCGACTCGGGCACCAGTTTGCCCAGCCCGCGCTCCTGCTGCGGGCGCTGACCCACCCGTCGTTTTCCACGGCGGGGCAGGCCAACAACCAGCGGCTGGAGTTTCTGGGCGACCGGGTGCTTGGCCTCGTGGTGGCCGAAGCACTTATGGAGGCTGATCCCGCCGCCGCAGAGGGCCAGCTTTCGCCCCGCTTCCACGTGCTGGTCAACAAGGAGACCTGCGCCGAGGTCGCCCGCGAGATCGGGGTGGGCGAGGTTCTCAAGCTCGGCCGCTCCGAGATGCAGTCGGGCGGGCGCCGCAAGGAGGCGCTGCTGGGCGATGCGATGGAGGCGGTGATTGCCGCCGTCTACCGCGATGCCGGTTTCGACGCTGCGCGCGCGGTGGTGTTGCGTCACTGGGGCAAACGGGTTGCCGCGGTGGAGGCGGACGCCAAGGATGCCAAGACCGCGCTGCAGGAATGGGCGCAGGCGCGCGGCCTGCCGCCGCCCGCCTATGAACTGCGCAAGCAGGAGGGAGATGGCCACGAGTTCATCTTCCACATCGCCGCCGTGCTCACCAACGGCGAGGAGGCCATGGGCAAGGCGCGCCGCAAGAAGCTCGCCGAGCACGAGGCCGCGCGGGCCCTGCTGGACCGGTTGCAGGGCTGA
- a CDS encoding endonuclease/exonuclease/phosphatase family protein: MRLTCLNAWGGRMHAELSEWLAQDDPDILCIQEVVHVPAAPAPWLDYRDDGRNLPQRADMLADLAAALPRHDITFCPAARGPLWHGDTQVWSQWGLATLTRRGLPVTHQAQGFVHGTFGADGFGAHPRSRTGHALRLWRPEGAVVIAHMHGLRDPQAGKADTPARAAQAERLAGLVEAVRQPGDEVAICGDFNVLPGSETLRMLSRLAPRELVREGGHPGTRNSLYPKPERFADYMMVSEGLAVAGFDVLHSPEVSDHCPLVLTLA; this comes from the coding sequence ATGCGCCTCACCTGCCTCAACGCCTGGGGCGGGCGGATGCACGCCGAACTCTCTGAATGGCTGGCGCAGGACGACCCGGATATCCTGTGTATTCAAGAGGTTGTCCATGTTCCAGCTGCGCCCGCGCCCTGGCTCGATTACCGCGATGATGGCCGCAACCTGCCCCAACGGGCCGATATGCTGGCCGACCTCGCCGCCGCCCTTCCGCGCCATGACATCACCTTCTGCCCCGCTGCCCGCGGCCCGCTCTGGCACGGCGATACCCAGGTCTGGAGCCAATGGGGCCTCGCCACGCTCACCCGTCGCGGCCTGCCGGTGACGCATCAGGCCCAAGGCTTCGTGCACGGCACCTTCGGTGCCGACGGCTTCGGTGCGCACCCCCGCTCCCGCACCGGCCACGCCCTGCGCCTCTGGCGCCCCGAGGGGGCGGTGGTCATCGCCCACATGCACGGGCTGCGCGACCCGCAGGCCGGCAAGGCCGACACCCCGGCCCGCGCCGCCCAAGCCGAGCGCCTTGCGGGGCTTGTCGAGGCCGTCCGCCAGCCCGGCGACGAGGTTGCAATCTGCGGTGATTTCAACGTGTTGCCCGGCAGCGAGACCCTGCGCATGCTCTCCCGCCTCGCCCCCCGCGAGCTGGTGCGCGAGGGCGGCCACCCCGGCACCCGCAACAGCCTCTACCCCAAGCCGGAGCGCTTTGCCGATTACATGATGGTCAGCGAGGGCCTCGCCGTCGCGGGCTTCGACGTGCTCCACTCCCCCGAGGTTTCTGACCATTGCCCGCTTGTGCTGACCCTCGCCTGA
- a CDS encoding bifunctional (p)ppGpp synthetase/guanosine-3',5'-bis(diphosphate) 3'-pyrophosphohydrolase codes for MDSDGLVALVSSYNPNCDAERIAKAFAFGARMHDGQLRQSGEAYFTHPVAVAELLARQLLDDDTIITALLHDTVEDTKASYGDVVELFGREVAELVDGVTKLTNLQLSSSETKQAENFRKLIMAVSRDPRVLLVKLADRLHNMRTIKFQRPEKQAQKARETMDIFAPLAGRMGMQWMREELEDLSFKVLNPEARNSIIRRFILLQRESGDVIDSITRDIQKVLKKSSIKGEVYGRAKKPFSVWRKMQEKQKSFSRLADIYGFRVIVGSEEDCYRILGAIHARWTAVPGRFKDYISAPKNNGYRSIHTTVAGRDGKQVEVQIRTRQMHEVAEAGVAAHWSYRDGVRAENPFAVDPALWIRSLTDRLDVEDHDEFLEHVKLEMYQDQVFCFTPKGDVIKLPRGATPIDYAYGIHTRIGDSCVGAKIDGLRVPLWTRLKNGQQVEIITAEGQRPQPTWLDIVVTGRAKSAIRRSLREEDRERFIKLGRELARVAFEHVGKKATEKALTTAARNLGLLSHEELLARLGSAELTARDVVSTLYPDLAEAHRGEVVDEARSVVGLPEGQISTRAQCCQPVPGERIVGITYRGKGVMVHAIDCPVLGEFEEEPERWVDLQWHSGQHGVVNTVTIELTISNDAGILGRICTLIGEQKANISDLHFIDRKQDFYRLLIDVDLRDVEHLHMVQTALEADSDVAEIARVKNTDRKP; via the coding sequence ATGGACTCCGACGGTCTCGTCGCCCTCGTTTCTTCCTACAACCCCAACTGCGACGCCGAGCGGATCGCCAAGGCCTTTGCCTTCGGTGCCCGGATGCATGACGGCCAGCTCCGCCAGTCGGGCGAGGCCTACTTCACCCATCCCGTCGCCGTGGCCGAGCTTCTCGCCCGCCAGCTGCTCGACGACGACACCATCATCACTGCCCTGCTGCACGATACGGTCGAGGATACCAAGGCCAGCTACGGCGATGTGGTCGAGCTGTTCGGGCGCGAGGTGGCCGAGCTGGTCGATGGCGTCACCAAGCTGACCAACCTCCAGCTGTCGTCCTCCGAAACCAAGCAGGCCGAGAACTTCCGCAAGCTCATCATGGCCGTCAGCCGCGACCCCCGCGTGCTGCTGGTCAAGCTGGCCGACCGCCTGCACAACATGCGCACCATCAAGTTCCAGCGCCCCGAGAAGCAGGCCCAGAAGGCCCGGGAGACCATGGACATCTTCGCGCCCCTGGCCGGGCGCATGGGCATGCAGTGGATGCGCGAGGAGCTCGAAGACCTCTCCTTCAAGGTGCTCAACCCCGAGGCCCGCAACTCCATCATTCGCCGCTTCATCCTGCTCCAGCGCGAGAGCGGCGACGTGATCGACAGCATCACCCGCGACATCCAGAAGGTGCTGAAGAAATCCAGCATCAAGGGCGAGGTCTATGGCCGCGCCAAAAAGCCGTTTTCCGTCTGGCGCAAGATGCAGGAAAAGCAGAAGAGCTTTTCCCGTCTGGCCGATATCTACGGCTTCCGCGTCATCGTCGGCTCCGAGGAGGACTGCTACCGCATCCTCGGCGCGATCCACGCCCGCTGGACGGCGGTGCCCGGCCGCTTCAAGGATTACATCTCCGCCCCCAAGAACAACGGCTACCGCTCGATCCACACCACCGTCGCCGGGCGTGACGGCAAGCAGGTCGAGGTGCAGATCCGCACCCGCCAGATGCACGAGGTCGCAGAGGCCGGGGTGGCCGCGCACTGGAGCTACCGCGACGGCGTGCGCGCCGAAAACCCCTTTGCCGTCGATCCCGCCCTCTGGATCCGCTCGCTGACCGACAGGCTCGACGTCGAGGACCACGACGAGTTTCTCGAGCACGTGAAGCTCGAGATGTATCAGGACCAGGTGTTCTGCTTCACCCCCAAGGGCGACGTGATCAAGCTGCCGCGCGGGGCCACGCCGATCGACTACGCCTACGGCATCCACACCCGCATCGGCGACAGCTGCGTCGGGGCCAAGATCGACGGGCTGCGGGTGCCGCTCTGGACCCGGCTGAAGAACGGCCAGCAGGTCGAGATCATCACCGCCGAGGGCCAGAGGCCGCAGCCGACCTGGCTCGACATCGTGGTCACGGGGCGGGCCAAGTCGGCGATCCGCCGCTCGCTCCGCGAGGAAGACCGCGAGCGCTTCATCAAGCTCGGCCGCGAGCTTGCGCGGGTGGCCTTCGAGCATGTCGGCAAGAAGGCCACCGAGAAGGCGCTGACCACCGCGGCCCGCAATCTCGGCCTCCTGAGCCACGAAGAGCTGCTGGCCCGCCTCGGCTCCGCCGAGCTGACCGCCCGCGATGTCGTCTCCACCCTCTACCCTGACCTGGCCGAGGCCCACCGGGGCGAGGTGGTCGACGAGGCCCGCTCCGTGGTCGGCCTGCCCGAGGGCCAGATCTCGACCCGTGCCCAATGCTGCCAGCCGGTGCCCGGCGAGCGGATCGTGGGCATCACCTATCGGGGCAAGGGCGTGATGGTCCATGCCATCGACTGCCCGGTGCTGGGCGAGTTCGAGGAAGAGCCCGAGCGCTGGGTCGACCTGCAATGGCACTCCGGCCAGCACGGCGTGGTCAACACCGTGACCATCGAGCTGACCATCTCCAACGACGCAGGCATCCTCGGCCGCATCTGCACCCTGATCGGCGAGCAGAAGGCCAATATCTCGGATCTTCACTTCATCGACAGGAAACAGGATTTTTATCGTCTGCTGATAGATGTGGACTTGCGTGACGTGGAGCACCTGCACATGGTGCAGACCGCACTCGAAGCCGACAGCGACGTGGCCGAGATCGCTCGGGTAAAGAACACAGACCGCAAACCATGA
- a CDS encoding pyridoxine 5'-phosphate synthase translates to MTNQLRLGVNIDHVATVRNARGSAYPDPLRAARLAEEAGADGITAHLREDRRHISDADIEALMGALTVPLNFEMAATEEMQAIALRHKPHAVCIVPEKREERTTEGGLEVAREENKLAHFIAPLAEAGCRVSIFIAADARQIEAAHRIGAAVVELHTGAYCDAHAEGRLDERDAELERLREMSAFAASLGLEVHAGHGLTYDTVKPVAAFPELAELNIGHFIIGEAIFRGLTPAIHEMRRLMDEARA, encoded by the coding sequence ATGACCAACCAACTCCGCCTCGGCGTCAACATCGACCACGTCGCCACCGTCCGCAACGCCCGCGGCTCGGCCTATCCCGACCCGCTGCGCGCCGCCAGGCTGGCCGAGGAGGCCGGGGCCGACGGCATCACCGCCCACCTGCGTGAAGACCGCCGCCATATCTCGGACGCCGATATCGAGGCGCTGATGGGCGCGCTCACCGTGCCGCTCAACTTCGAGATGGCCGCCACCGAGGAAATGCAGGCCATCGCCCTGCGCCACAAGCCCCACGCCGTCTGCATCGTTCCCGAAAAGCGCGAGGAGCGCACCACTGAGGGCGGTCTGGAAGTTGCGCGGGAAGAGAACAAGCTCGCCCATTTCATCGCCCCGCTGGCCGAGGCGGGCTGCCGCGTGTCGATCTTCATCGCCGCCGATGCCCGCCAGATCGAGGCCGCCCACCGCATCGGCGCCGCCGTCGTCGAACTGCACACCGGCGCCTATTGCGACGCGCACGCCGAGGGCCGCCTCGACGAGCGCGATGCCGAACTCGAACGGCTGCGCGAGATGTCCGCCTTCGCCGCCTCTCTCGGGCTCGAGGTCCACGCTGGCCACGGCCTGACCTACGACACCGTGAAGCCCGTCGCCGCCTTCCCCGAACTGGCCGAGCTGAACATCGGCCACTTCATCATCGGCGAAGCCATCTTCCGTGGCCTCACCCCCGCGATCCACGAAATGCGCCGCCTGATGGACGAGGCCCGCGCCTAG
- the era gene encoding GTPase Era: MTTRAGFVALIGEPNAGKSTLTNRMVGAKVSIVTHKVQTTRTRIRGVAIEGESQIVFVDTPGLFRPRRRLDRAMVAAAWGGAADADVVVLLIEAHRGMTEGVQAIIDSLKERETAGQKVALAINKIDRVKSEVLLELTAKLSEAYDFAEVFMISAEKGHGVDDLRKWLAKELPEGPWLYPEDQIADLPLRMIAAEMTREKLTLRLHQELPYQLTVETEAWENRKDGSAKIDQIVYVMRDGHKGIVLGNRGETIKAVGKAAREDLEEFLGHRVHLFLQVKVRPGWLEESERYDEMGLDFKDGNA, from the coding sequence ATGACCACACGCGCCGGTTTCGTCGCCCTGATCGGAGAGCCCAACGCGGGCAAATCGACGCTGACCAACCGCATGGTCGGCGCCAAGGTCAGCATCGTCACCCACAAGGTGCAAACCACGCGCACCCGCATTCGCGGCGTGGCCATCGAGGGCGAAAGCCAGATCGTCTTCGTCGACACCCCCGGCCTCTTCCGCCCCCGCCGCCGGCTCGACCGGGCGATGGTGGCCGCGGCATGGGGCGGGGCGGCGGATGCCGATGTGGTGGTGCTTCTGATCGAGGCGCATCGCGGGATGACCGAGGGCGTGCAGGCCATCATCGACTCCTTGAAGGAGCGTGAAACCGCAGGCCAGAAGGTGGCGCTGGCGATCAACAAGATCGACCGGGTCAAGTCCGAGGTGCTGCTGGAGCTGACGGCAAAGCTGAGCGAAGCCTATGACTTCGCAGAGGTTTTCATGATCTCCGCCGAAAAGGGCCATGGCGTTGACGACCTGCGCAAGTGGCTCGCCAAGGAGCTGCCCGAGGGCCCTTGGCTCTACCCCGAAGACCAGATCGCCGATTTGCCCCTGCGCATGATCGCCGCCGAGATGACCCGCGAAAAGCTCACCCTCCGCCTCCATCAGGAGCTGCCCTACCAGCTCACCGTCGAGACCGAGGCCTGGGAAAATCGCAAGGACGGCTCCGCCAAGATCGACCAGATCGTCTACGTCATGCGCGACGGTCACAAGGGCATCGTGCTCGGCAACCGAGGCGAGACGATCAAGGCCGTCGGCAAGGCCGCGCGCGAGGATCTCGAGGAGTTCCTCGGCCACCGCGTGCACCTCTTCCTGCAAGTGAAGGTGCGGCCGGGATGGCTTGAAGAGTCGGAGCGCTACGATGAGATGGGCCTTGATTTCAAGGACGGTAACGCTTGA
- the lepB gene encoding signal peptidase I, producing MRRVFYWFFLGLGVAVVLGLPALALALRLIWAPFYIPAGSMKPTLLVGDYFFVNERLPRPLARGDVVVFRHPVNGADYVKRVIALGGDTIAMQGGVPVLNGVALVQEPLGEFEEIMAPQGPQSVLPRCANDPVGQGKTCRKSLLREVFPEGRSHLVLNISDAGPLDTTPEATVPEGHVFVMGDNRDNSADSRLPPQAGGIGMVPVSNIRGHADRVLFSAAGSWLYDFGNWRSDRYGMQIE from the coding sequence TTGCGGCGGGTTTTCTACTGGTTTTTCCTCGGGTTGGGCGTTGCCGTCGTGCTCGGCCTCCCGGCCCTCGCCCTTGCCCTCCGCCTGATCTGGGCACCGTTCTACATCCCCGCCGGGTCCATGAAACCCACGCTTCTGGTGGGCGATTACTTCTTCGTCAACGAGCGCCTCCCCCGGCCCCTCGCACGCGGTGACGTGGTGGTGTTCCGCCATCCCGTCAACGGCGCCGATTACGTGAAACGCGTCATCGCGCTGGGCGGCGACACCATCGCCATGCAGGGTGGCGTTCCGGTGCTGAACGGGGTGGCGCTGGTGCAGGAGCCGCTGGGCGAGTTTGAAGAGATCATGGCGCCCCAGGGCCCGCAGAGCGTGCTGCCGCGCTGCGCCAACGATCCCGTCGGGCAGGGCAAAACCTGTCGCAAGTCCCTGCTCCGAGAGGTTTTTCCCGAGGGGCGCAGTCATCTGGTGCTGAACATCTCCGATGCCGGCCCGCTCGATACCACGCCCGAAGCCACCGTGCCCGAGGGGCATGTGTTCGTGATGGGCGACAACCGCGACAACAGCGCCGACAGCCGCCTGCCCCCGCAGGCCGGGGGCATCGGAATGGTGCCGGTTTCCAACATTCGCGGACATGCTGACCGGGTGCTGTTTTCCGCGGCCGGATCGTGGCTTTATGATTTTGGTAACTGGCGCAGTGATAGATACGGGATGCAGATCGAATGA
- a CDS encoding ABZJ_00895 family protein, whose product MRINLLRYAGVYIAAAVALAALLWALEAFLGVSAPSGLSTALPPMLAALIEGQAYARTTRAPLPGGEAWAGALRMTLVVAAINAVVLLGVLLVMPELREPQLLGIVAVVFVVLLGVVFLANRFFFGMGAKSQLKALGAEGAHK is encoded by the coding sequence ATGCGGATCAACCTGTTGCGATACGCCGGCGTCTACATCGCCGCAGCCGTCGCGCTCGCCGCGCTGCTCTGGGCGCTCGAGGCCTTCCTCGGCGTCTCCGCCCCCTCCGGCCTCTCCACCGCCCTGCCACCCATGCTCGCCGCCCTCATCGAGGGCCAGGCCTACGCCCGCACCACCCGCGCCCCGCTGCCGGGCGGCGAGGCATGGGCCGGCGCCCTGCGGATGACCCTCGTTGTCGCCGCCATCAACGCGGTGGTCCTCCTCGGCGTCCTCCTCGTGATGCCCGAACTGCGCGAACCCCAGCTCCTCGGCATCGTCGCCGTGGTCTTCGTGGTGCTGCTCGGCGTGGTCTTCCTCGCCAACCGCTTCTTCTTCGGCATGGGCGCCAAGTCGCAACTCAAGGCACTGGGCGCGGAAGGAGCCCACAAATGA